In a single window of the Pseudoxanthomonas sp. F37 genome:
- a CDS encoding four helix bundle protein, which produces MHYRDAVIWMKAMELAESACRCATGLPPEERFGIRGQITRAAISVPSNVAEGWSRESRREKAQFFAIAQGSLSELHTQLLLCERLGWMAAESLQPAYRLIDEVSRMLTVLRRKLRAPSGETGRR; this is translated from the coding sequence ATGCACTACCGGGATGCTGTGATCTGGATGAAAGCGATGGAGCTGGCGGAGTCCGCATGCCGGTGCGCAACGGGTCTTCCGCCGGAAGAGCGTTTCGGCATCCGCGGGCAGATCACCCGCGCCGCCATATCGGTTCCCAGCAATGTCGCGGAAGGATGGTCGCGCGAGTCCCGCAGGGAAAAGGCGCAATTCTTTGCCATCGCCCAGGGATCCCTGTCCGAACTGCACACCCAACTGCTCCTGTGCGAACGCCTGGGCTGGATGGCCGCCGAGTCGTTGCAGCCTGCATACCGTCTGATCGACGAGGTGAGTCGCATGCTGACCGTCCTGCGCCGGAAACTGCGAGCCCCCAGCGGGGAAACGGGCCGCAGGTAA
- a CDS encoding ribonucleotide-diphosphate reductase subunit beta, with protein MSLPEKASPLVSRSSSLVPRLLDPGFELTLRPMRYPQFYDMYRDAIKNTWTVEEINFQIDITDLHAKMTPADRHLIHRLVAFFATGDSIVSNNLVLNLYQHLNAPEARMYLSRQLYEEALHVQFYLTLLDNYLPDPAERFKAFAAVENIPAIKKKADFCFKWIDSIQDMKRIQTRDQRRQFLLNQICFAACIEGLFFFAAFAYVYYFRSRGLLPGLASGTNWVFRDESCHMEFAFECVRTVREEEPDLFDDVMQQQVYDMLEEAIECEVQFAEDVLSGGVAGISTRDMRQYLQHCADQHFAKLGMPKRYDVRNPLPFMELQDVQELTNFFERRVSAYQLGVQGEVGFDHAF; from the coding sequence ATGTCACTGCCGGAAAAAGCCTCACCACTCGTTTCTCGTTCCTCCTCACTCGTTCCTCGCCTCCTCGATCCAGGCTTCGAACTGACCCTGCGCCCGATGCGCTACCCGCAGTTCTATGACATGTATCGCGACGCCATCAAGAACACGTGGACGGTGGAAGAGATCAACTTCCAGATCGACATCACCGACCTGCATGCGAAGATGACGCCGGCCGACCGCCACCTGATCCACCGGCTGGTCGCCTTCTTCGCCACCGGCGACTCCATCGTGTCGAACAACCTGGTGCTGAACCTGTACCAGCACCTCAACGCGCCCGAGGCGCGCATGTACCTGTCGCGCCAGTTGTATGAGGAAGCGCTGCACGTGCAGTTCTACCTGACCCTGCTGGACAACTACCTGCCCGACCCGGCCGAACGCTTCAAGGCCTTCGCCGCGGTGGAGAACATCCCGGCCATCAAGAAGAAGGCCGATTTCTGCTTCAAGTGGATCGACAGCATCCAGGACATGAAGCGGATCCAGACCCGCGACCAGCGCCGGCAGTTCCTGCTCAACCAGATCTGTTTCGCCGCCTGCATCGAGGGCCTGTTCTTCTTTGCCGCCTTCGCCTACGTGTACTACTTCCGCTCGCGCGGCCTGCTGCCGGGCCTGGCGTCCGGTACCAACTGGGTGTTCCGCGACGAGAGCTGTCACATGGAGTTCGCCTTCGAATGCGTGCGCACCGTGCGCGAGGAGGAGCCGGACCTGTTCGACGACGTCATGCAGCAGCAGGTCTACGACATGCTGGAGGAGGCCATCGAGTGCGAGGTGCAGTTCGCCGAGGACGTGCTGTCCGGCGGCGTGGCCGGCATCTCCACCCGCGACATGCGCCAGTACCTGCAGCACTGCGCCGACCAGCACTTCGCCAAGCTCGGCATGCCCAAGCGCTACGACGTGCGCAATCCGCTGCCCTTCATGGAACTGCAGGACGTGCAGGAGCTGACCAACTTCTTCGAACGCCGCGTGTCCGCCTACCAGCTGGGCGTGCAGGGCGAAGTCGGTTTCGACCACGCGTTCTAA
- a CDS encoding acyl-CoA thioesterase, giving the protein MTELANAEARPTEARLLHMVFPDHTNHLGTLFGGQALAWMDMSAFIVASRYARTTVVTARSEQVDFNQPIHKGDLVEVVARVVKVGRSSMNVDVEVITENLLTGERKLCTRGHFVMIALDPLGRPTPAPPLPPAIAQD; this is encoded by the coding sequence ATGACCGAACTGGCCAACGCCGAAGCGCGCCCGACCGAGGCGCGCCTGCTGCACATGGTCTTCCCCGACCACACCAACCACCTGGGCACGCTGTTCGGCGGCCAGGCGCTGGCGTGGATGGACATGTCCGCCTTCATCGTCGCCTCCCGCTACGCGCGCACCACCGTGGTCACCGCACGCTCGGAGCAGGTGGATTTCAACCAGCCCATCCACAAGGGCGACCTGGTGGAAGTGGTCGCGCGCGTGGTGAAGGTGGGCCGCAGTTCGATGAACGTCGACGTGGAAGTCATCACCGAGAACCTGCTGACCGGCGAGCGCAAGCTGTGCACGCGCGGGCATTTCGTGATGATCGCGCTCGACCCGCTGGGCCGGCCGACGCCGGCGCCGCCGTTGCCGCCCGCCATCGCGCAGGACTGA
- a CDS encoding serine hydrolase domain-containing protein yields the protein MRTPHDARRRPPSPQRRRWLSSVAAAPLAALGWPRVASAAACDDAAGWIPPDDFLADLPRLMQALRVPAIGMAVVERGEVVWSRNLGETNAQTHAPVADDTLFEDASLSKPVFAYLVLQLADQGVIDLDAPLVRYRRMDYLADHPWVERVTARDVLRHSTGLPNWRKDPAHEKLVPAVKPGTRIDYSGEAIFWLQLAVETLTGESLDESMQRLLFGPAGMRDSSYTWSADLAARSVYGHRAVEDEEAGMPPQMLRDTWNAAQVVADGWDRPLSAWRYEDARRALPQVQAITPKGLVNWPGDILANAAASLRTTPVDYARFMALMVRTPREPWQISEATRAAMLMKQIDVPGRWTDKGLGWNLEATPRGPVFYHSGSNGGIFKNFALGDARGQRALVALTNGGSGNVLYRRVVRAATGHDLLAFDL from the coding sequence ATGCGCACGCCTCATGACGCCAGACGCCGCCCCCCTTCCCCGCAACGCCGCCGCTGGCTGTCCAGCGTGGCGGCGGCGCCGCTGGCCGCCCTGGGCTGGCCCCGTGTGGCCTCCGCCGCCGCCTGCGACGATGCCGCGGGCTGGATCCCGCCCGACGACTTCCTGGCCGACCTGCCCCGCCTGATGCAGGCCCTGCGGGTGCCGGCCATCGGCATGGCCGTCGTGGAGCGGGGCGAGGTGGTGTGGTCGCGCAACCTGGGCGAGACGAACGCGCAGACCCACGCGCCGGTGGCGGACGACACGCTGTTCGAAGATGCCTCGCTGAGCAAGCCGGTGTTCGCCTACCTAGTACTGCAACTGGCGGACCAGGGCGTGATAGACCTGGACGCGCCGCTGGTGCGCTATCGGCGGATGGACTATCTGGCCGACCATCCCTGGGTGGAGCGGGTCACCGCGCGCGACGTGCTGCGCCATTCCACCGGCCTGCCGAACTGGCGCAAGGATCCGGCCCACGAAAAGCTGGTGCCCGCCGTGAAACCCGGCACCCGCATCGACTACTCGGGCGAGGCGATCTTCTGGCTGCAGCTGGCGGTGGAGACCCTCACGGGCGAGAGCCTGGACGAATCGATGCAGCGCCTGCTGTTCGGACCGGCCGGCATGCGCGACAGCAGCTATACGTGGAGCGCCGATCTCGCCGCACGTTCGGTGTACGGCCATCGTGCCGTCGAGGACGAAGAAGCCGGCATGCCACCGCAGATGCTGCGCGACACATGGAATGCCGCGCAGGTGGTGGCCGATGGCTGGGACAGGCCGCTGTCCGCATGGCGTTACGAGGATGCCCGGCGTGCACTGCCCCAGGTGCAGGCCATCACGCCGAAGGGCCTGGTGAACTGGCCCGGCGACATCCTGGCCAACGCGGCCGCCAGCCTGCGCACTACGCCGGTGGATTACGCGCGCTTCATGGCGCTGATGGTGCGCACGCCGCGCGAACCGTGGCAGATCAGCGAGGCCACGCGCGCGGCGATGCTGATGAAGCAGATCGACGTGCCCGGCCGCTGGACCGACAAGGGCCTGGGCTGGAACCTGGAAGCCACCCCGCGCGGCCCGGTGTTCTACCACTCGGGCAGCAACGGCGGCATCTTCAAGAACTTCGCCCTGGGCGACGCCCGCGGCCAGCGTGCGCTGGTCGCGCTGACCAACGGTGGCAGCGGCAACGTGCTGTACCGGCGCGTGGTGCGCGCCGCCACCGGGCACGACCTGCTGGCCTTCGACCTATAG
- a CDS encoding linear amide C-N hydrolase, giving the protein MDRRFVLPLALAATLLSSLAATPPADACTRLVYLGAHDDVITARSMDWKTDVATNLWIFPRGMARQGQAGLNSVTWTSKYGSVIATGYEVSTTDGMNEAGLVANVLWLVESEYPAYDGRGPGLSIAAWAQYVLDNYGTVKEAVQALRTQPFTVVTDKVPGEDRLATLHLSMSDASGDSAIVEYIGGKQVIHHGRQYQVMTNSPVFDQQLALNAYWKQIGGTVMLPGTNRAADRFARASFYVNAIPRSEDPVKALASVFSVIRNASVPFGINTPEEPNISSTRWRTVADHKRRLYFFESALTPNTFWVDLKDIDFSKETGKVLRLDLGPDQRNVFAGNTVKDFRPAEPFVFQGL; this is encoded by the coding sequence ATGGATCGTCGCTTCGTATTGCCGCTCGCGCTTGCCGCCACCCTGCTGTCCTCGCTGGCCGCCACGCCCCCCGCCGACGCCTGTACCCGCCTGGTCTACCTGGGCGCCCACGACGACGTGATCACCGCCCGGTCCATGGACTGGAAGACCGACGTGGCGACGAACCTGTGGATATTCCCGCGCGGCATGGCCCGCCAGGGGCAGGCCGGCCTGAATTCGGTGACGTGGACGTCGAAGTACGGCAGCGTGATCGCCACCGGCTACGAGGTTTCCACCACCGACGGCATGAACGAAGCGGGCCTGGTCGCCAACGTGCTGTGGCTGGTGGAATCCGAATACCCCGCCTACGACGGGCGCGGCCCGGGCCTGAGCATCGCGGCGTGGGCGCAGTACGTGCTGGACAACTACGGCACGGTGAAGGAGGCCGTCCAGGCCCTGCGCACGCAGCCCTTCACCGTGGTGACCGACAAGGTGCCGGGCGAGGACCGCCTGGCCACCCTGCACCTGTCGATGTCCGATGCCAGCGGCGACAGCGCCATCGTCGAGTACATCGGCGGCAAGCAGGTGATCCACCACGGCCGCCAGTACCAGGTGATGACCAACTCACCGGTGTTCGACCAGCAACTGGCGCTCAACGCGTACTGGAAGCAGATCGGCGGCACGGTGATGTTGCCGGGTACCAACCGCGCAGCGGACCGCTTCGCGCGGGCCTCGTTCTACGTCAACGCGATCCCCAGGAGCGAGGACCCGGTGAAGGCGCTGGCCAGCGTCTTCAGCGTGATCCGCAACGCGTCGGTGCCGTTCGGCATCAATACACCGGAGGAACCCAACATCTCCTCCACCCGCTGGCGCACGGTCGCCGACCACAAGCGCAGGCTCTATTTCTTCGAGTCTGCACTGACGCCCAACACCTTCTGGGTGGACCTGAAGGACATCGATTTCTCGAAGGAGACCGGCAAGGTGCTGCGGCTGGACCTGGGCCCCGACCAGCGCAACGTATTCGCCGGCAACACGGTGAAGGACTTCCGACCGGCGGAACCGTTCGTGTTCCAGGGCCTATAG
- the purU gene encoding formyltetrahydrofolate deformylase has protein sequence MRRDHILTLSCPDTTGIVYRVTGLLFDAGCNILDAQQFGDEESGRFFLRVHFDLPDGVLAETLHARFQPLADALAMDWQLHDARRKARLMVLVSKQGHCLNDLLFRVHSRQLPVEIACVVSNHADFAPLAQSYGVAFHHLPVTADHRDEQERRIIDLVERERIDLVVLARYMQILSPALCDALAGRAINIHHSFLPSFKGAKPYHQAHARGVKIIGATAHYVTRELDEGPIIEQDVARVDHAMTPKELVRMGSDIESLVLARAVRRHVEHRILLNGHRTVVFR, from the coding sequence ATGCGCCGCGACCATATCCTCACGCTTTCGTGCCCGGACACCACCGGCATCGTCTACCGCGTCACCGGGCTGCTGTTCGATGCCGGCTGCAACATCCTGGATGCCCAGCAGTTCGGCGACGAGGAATCCGGCCGCTTCTTCCTGCGCGTGCACTTCGACCTGCCCGATGGCGTCCTGGCCGAAACGCTGCACGCGCGCTTCCAGCCGCTGGCCGATGCGTTGGCGATGGACTGGCAGCTGCACGACGCCCGCCGCAAGGCGCGGCTGATGGTGCTGGTGAGCAAGCAGGGACACTGCCTCAACGACCTGCTGTTCCGCGTGCACAGCCGGCAGCTGCCGGTGGAGATCGCCTGCGTGGTTTCCAACCACGCCGACTTCGCCCCGCTGGCGCAGTCCTACGGCGTGGCCTTCCATCACCTGCCGGTCACTGCTGACCACCGCGACGAACAGGAGCGGCGCATCATCGACCTGGTCGAGCGCGAACGGATCGACCTGGTGGTGCTGGCGCGCTACATGCAGATCCTCTCGCCGGCGCTGTGCGATGCGCTGGCCGGCCGCGCCATCAACATCCACCACAGCTTCCTGCCCAGCTTCAAGGGCGCCAAACCGTACCACCAGGCGCATGCGCGCGGGGTCAAGATCATCGGCGCCACCGCGCACTACGTGACGCGCGAGCTCGACGAAGGCCCCATCATCGAACAGGACGTGGCCCGCGTGGATCACGCGATGACGCCGAAAGAGCTGGTGCGCATGGGCAGCGACATCGAATCGCTGGTGCTCGCGCGCGCCGTGCGCCGCCATGTGGAGCACCGCATCCTGCTCAACGGCCATCGCACGGTGGTGTTCCGCTGA
- a CDS encoding amidohydrolase, translated as MLRAHRLFAALLVATAALAGADARAQDATALAALERAQPQLVQWRRDFHQHPELGEQEVRTARRVADHLRSLGLTVRTGVGKTGVVAVLKGAKPGPRIALRADMDALPVTEQTGLPFASKVKAEYRGQPVGVMHACGHDAHVAILMGVAQALVAAKDELAGEVMFVFQPAEEGPPVAGEVFGAALMLQEGVFEDFTPDAVFGLHVWAGLPVGSVGYRSGPLLAAADEWSLVVKGRQTHGSRPWDGVDPITLGAQILLGTQSMIARQVNIATSPVVLTAGQFQAGVRFNIIPDEATLVGTLRTFDPAVREDVIARFRRIADDYSHASGGSAELKVANNAPATINQPALTQRVRPSLEKAVGAANVVEMPLVTVAEDFSQFANTVPGFYFFVGATSKGIDPATAPINHSPQFLLDEQALQTGSRAMLQVALDYLGTR; from the coding sequence ATGCTCCGCGCCCACCGCCTGTTCGCCGCCCTGCTCGTCGCCACCGCCGCACTGGCCGGTGCCGACGCCCGCGCACAGGACGCCACCGCGCTGGCTGCGCTCGAACGCGCGCAACCGCAGCTGGTGCAATGGCGCCGCGACTTCCACCAGCATCCCGAGCTGGGCGAGCAGGAAGTCCGCACCGCCAGGCGCGTCGCCGACCACCTGCGCTCGCTGGGGCTGACGGTCCGTACCGGCGTCGGCAAGACCGGCGTGGTCGCGGTGCTGAAGGGCGCGAAGCCGGGACCGCGCATCGCTTTGCGCGCCGACATGGACGCGCTGCCCGTCACCGAACAGACGGGCCTGCCGTTCGCCTCGAAGGTGAAGGCCGAGTACCGCGGCCAACCGGTCGGCGTGATGCACGCCTGCGGCCACGATGCGCATGTCGCCATCCTGATGGGCGTGGCGCAGGCGCTGGTCGCGGCGAAGGACGAACTGGCCGGCGAAGTGATGTTCGTCTTCCAGCCGGCGGAAGAAGGTCCGCCGGTCGCGGGCGAGGTGTTCGGCGCGGCGTTGATGCTGCAGGAGGGCGTGTTCGAGGACTTCACCCCGGACGCCGTGTTCGGCCTGCATGTCTGGGCCGGCCTGCCGGTGGGCAGCGTGGGCTACCGCAGCGGGCCACTGCTGGCCGCGGCGGACGAATGGTCGCTGGTGGTGAAAGGCAGGCAGACGCACGGTTCGCGTCCGTGGGACGGCGTGGACCCGATCACCCTGGGCGCGCAGATCCTGCTGGGCACGCAGAGCATGATCGCGCGCCAGGTGAACATCGCCACCAGTCCGGTGGTGCTGACCGCCGGCCAGTTCCAGGCCGGCGTACGCTTCAACATCATCCCCGACGAAGCCACCCTGGTCGGCACGCTGCGCACCTTCGACCCTGCCGTGCGCGAGGACGTGATCGCACGCTTCCGCCGCATCGCCGACGACTACAGCCATGCCAGCGGCGGCAGCGCCGAGCTGAAGGTCGCCAACAACGCGCCGGCCACCATCAACCAGCCCGCGCTCACCCAGCGCGTGCGGCCTTCGCTGGAGAAGGCGGTCGGCGCGGCGAACGTGGTGGAGATGCCGCTGGTGACGGTGGCCGAGGACTTCTCGCAGTTCGCCAACACGGTACCGGGCTTCTACTTCTTCGTCGGTGCGACGTCGAAGGGCATCGATCCGGCCACCGCGCCGATCAACCACTCGCCGCAGTTCCTGCTGGACGAACAGGCGCTGCAGACCGGCAGCCGGGCGATGCTGCAGGTGGCGCTGGACTATCTCGGCACGCGCTGA
- a CDS encoding TSUP family transporter: MPDLALQVFLLLFLAAMLAGFIDAIAGGGGMITIPAMLLAGIPPLQVLGTNKLQSLFGSGSASWAYARHGHVDLKGQLPMVLTAALGAVGGALLATVIPVDWLKWALPFLLVGIAVYFGLKPDIGHVDRHQRMRPQVFALTFVPAIGFYDGVFGPGTGSFLMLGFVALAGFGILKATAHTKFLNFGSNVGAFAVFLVHGAVLWKIGLLMGAGQFLGAQLGSRFAMRQGARIIKPLLVTVSIALAIRLLADPQHPLRVWMGL; the protein is encoded by the coding sequence ATGCCCGACCTCGCCCTGCAGGTGTTCCTGCTGCTGTTCCTCGCCGCGATGCTGGCGGGCTTCATCGATGCCATCGCCGGCGGTGGGGGCATGATCACCATTCCCGCCATGCTGCTGGCCGGCATTCCGCCGCTGCAGGTGCTGGGCACCAACAAGCTGCAGTCGCTGTTCGGATCGGGGTCGGCCAGTTGGGCCTATGCGCGCCATGGGCACGTCGACCTCAAGGGCCAGCTGCCGATGGTGCTGACCGCGGCGTTGGGCGCGGTAGGCGGTGCGTTGCTGGCCACGGTCATTCCGGTGGACTGGCTGAAGTGGGCATTGCCGTTCCTGCTGGTCGGCATTGCCGTGTACTTCGGCCTGAAACCCGACATCGGCCACGTGGATCGCCACCAGCGCATGCGCCCGCAGGTGTTCGCGCTGACCTTCGTGCCGGCGATCGGCTTCTACGACGGCGTGTTCGGCCCGGGCACCGGCTCGTTCCTGATGCTGGGTTTCGTGGCCCTGGCCGGCTTCGGCATCCTCAAGGCGACCGCGCACACCAAGTTCCTCAACTTCGGTTCGAACGTCGGTGCGTTCGCCGTGTTCCTCGTCCATGGCGCGGTGCTGTGGAAGATCGGCCTGCTGATGGGGGCGGGCCAGTTCCTGGGTGCGCAGCTGGGTTCGCGTTTCGCGATGAGGCAGGGCGCCCGCATCATCAAGCCGCTGCTGGTCACCGTGTCGATCGCGCTGGCGATCCGCCTGCTGGCCGACCCGCAGCATCCGTTGCGGGTGTGGATGGGGCTCTGA